In Marinobacter salinisoli, the DNA window GTTTGCCGTCTCGTCCGGCCCTTCCGGTTTCCTGGTAATAGGCTTCAAGGCTTTTGGGCAGATCGAGGTGGGCCACGAAGCGCACGTCGGGCTTGTCGATGCCCATGCCAAAGGCGATGGTTGCCACAATAATCACGCCATCCTCACGCAGAAAGCGCTCCTGGTGATGGGCCCGCTCTTCGGCGGATAACCCGGCGTGATAGGGCAGCGCGGTGTGGCCATTGCCCACCAGCAGCCTGGCGGTGGACTCCACTTTGTTGCGGGACAGGCAGTAAACAATCCCGCAATCACCTTGATGTTCCGCCTTTATAAAATCCAGTAACTGCTTGTTCGCATTTGTTTTTGGTGCAATTCTGTATTGAATGTTCGGACGATCAAAACCACTGACGAAGTGCCGTGCCTCGGTCAGGGACAGTCGTTCTGCGATTTCACGGCGCGTGCGTTCGTCGGCCGTTGCAGTCAGCGCAATGCGCGGTACGGCCGGAAACTCGGCGGCGAGCAAACCGAGCTGCAGATAATCGGAGCGGAAGTCGTGGCCCCACTGAGACACGCAATGGGCCTCATCGATGGCGAACAGCGCGATCGAAATTCGGTGCAACAGGTTCAGCGTGCGCGGCTGGGTCAATCTTTCTGGCGCGCAATAAAGCAGGTCTATTTCGCCTGCCAGCAATGCCTGTTCGGTCGCGCGGGCCTGATCCAGATCCATGGTGGAATTGAGAAACGCCGCGTTAACACCCAGTTCCTCCAGAGCGGCAACCTGATCCTGCATCAGGGCGATCAACGGCGAAATCACGATGGCAGTGCCAGGGCGAACCAGCGCGGGCACCTGGTAGCACAGTGATTTACCACCACCGGTGGGCATCAGCACCAAAGCATCATTGCCGGCAACCACTTCGCTGATGATGTCGCCTTGCAGGGGGCGGAAGGCCTGGTAGCCAAACACCTCTCGAAGCACATCTTCCGGTTTCCGGGCTGTTGTTGATGGGCGCTCGGTGGAGAGGTCTTCAAAGGCGGAATGAGCTTGCATAAGGTAACCGTTGATGTGGCAAATTGCCGGAAATAAATAGTCGTCGCTTTGGACCGCCGGGGGTGCCGGCGGCGGTGAATCATACCAGATTTCCGCCTGATCGACTTGAGGAGCACCTTCACAGAGAGACAGAATTGCCTGAGAAAGGCTACAATACGGCGCCTTTTAAGCGGTCCTCAGGGCCGCGCGAGTAGCTCGTTCGCCAGTGACTAACAAGAACAGGATTTGCATGCAGGAATTCGACGCCATCCGTCCGTATTCTGACGAAGAAACCGGACCCGCCATCCAGCGCCTGATCAACGATTCGGGGTTCCTGGATATGATTGGCCGGTTCAAAGCTCCGACGTTCGCGCGCTGGGCACCCGCCGTTTTGAGGGTATTTACCCGTCGTTGGCTGGCCGGGCATTTTGGCCACTTCCGCCGGGTTGATGATCTGCAAGCCGCGCTGGCCAAGTATGTGGATGAGCTGGTTCACAGCACCACCAGCCGGGTGACCGTGAGTGGGCTTGATAATCTGAGCAAAACCACTGCCCACCTGTTTATTTCCAATCATCGGGACATTGTCTTTGACCCAATGGTTGTGAACTACCTGCTGTACAAAAATGGCTTTCACACCACTCGCATCGCCATCGGCGACAACCTGCTATCCAACCGAGTGTTTGCCGAGATGATGCGGCTCAACAAGAGTTTTGTGGTGCGGCGCAGCATCAGCAGCCCCCGGGAAATGAGAGACGCCTACCTGACCTTGTCGGGCTTCATCAATCACAGCATAGACACCAACCACAGCATCTGGATTGCCCAGCGCGAGGGGCGTGCCAAAGATGGCCTGGACCTGACTGACCCGGCAATCATCAAGATGTTTTATATGAGCCGGAA includes these proteins:
- the recQ gene encoding DNA helicase RecQ, with the protein product MQAHSAFEDLSTERPSTTARKPEDVLREVFGYQAFRPLQGDIISEVVAGNDALVLMPTGGGKSLCYQVPALVRPGTAIVISPLIALMQDQVAALEELGVNAAFLNSTMDLDQARATEQALLAGEIDLLYCAPERLTQPRTLNLLHRISIALFAIDEAHCVSQWGHDFRSDYLQLGLLAAEFPAVPRIALTATADERTRREIAERLSLTEARHFVSGFDRPNIQYRIAPKTNANKQLLDFIKAEHQGDCGIVYCLSRNKVESTARLLVGNGHTALPYHAGLSAEERAHHQERFLREDGVIIVATIAFGMGIDKPDVRFVAHLDLPKSLEAYYQETGRAGRDGKPSTAWMVYGLQDVIKLRQMLEASQGNDQFKRIERQKLDAMLGLCEVTRCRRQVLLTYFGDQLETPCGNCDTCLNPPETWDGTVAVQKALSCVYRTGQRYGVSYLIDVLRGSDNERLRQAGHHAISTFGIGTELSANEWKSVFRQLVANGFLRADPEGFGSLQLTEPCRALLKGEQTIQLRKDPAARKSRSRSSGSRRSAALDSVADQAGWEALRACRKALADQQGVPPYVIFHDATLLEMLERKPDSLEAMAEVQGVGAAKLQKYGAQFLETLQQL
- a CDS encoding lysophospholipid acyltransferase family protein; this encodes MQEFDAIRPYSDEETGPAIQRLINDSGFLDMIGRFKAPTFARWAPAVLRVFTRRWLAGHFGHFRRVDDLQAALAKYVDELVHSTTSRVTVSGLDNLSKTTAHLFISNHRDIVFDPMVVNYLLYKNGFHTTRIAIGDNLLSNRVFAEMMRLNKSFVVRRSISSPREMRDAYLTLSGFINHSIDTNHSIWIAQREGRAKDGLDLTDPAIIKMFYMSRKKSGLGFAEAMNRLHMVPVSIAYEYDPCDADKARTLEIQARTGSYTKAEGEDTDQIMKGLTGYKGHVHVHFGSPIHDAPDTPKELAARIDREMHANYHLHPSNLVAYQKRGIHPQTHDTPGTVSEEVVTAEAWSPADLEAAEAEMERRIEAAAPAIQPYLLDMYANPVSKALVAASEPAESV